The genomic DNA TTCAAGAAAACGAGAACTGATTGAGCGGTATGTCTATGGTTTGCTAAACGGCGGACTCACGGTTTTCGATTATGACCAGGAAGCAGCTATTTGGCACGGGCAGATGCGGGCTAGTCTTATGGCAAAGGGTCAAACACCTTCTTGGGTTGATAGTCAGATTGCGGCGATCGCCTTTGTTAATGGACTAACGTTGGTGACACGCAATATCAAAGATTTTCAGGGTTTTGAGGGATTGTCGTTGGCCAATTGGTTTGATTGAGGAAGTCGGCAACGGTAATAATTTTCAAGGTGCGGAAGGGATGGAGAATCAGTAAGTCTTGATCGCCTGTGATGAGAAGGTTTGCTTGTCCACTAACAGCTAATTCAAGAAACTTGTTATCCTTTGGATCTCGGCAATCGGTGATAGTTTCTGTGATGTGAACTAGCTCTGCTTTCTCGATAAATTTAAAGATAAATTGTTGTTTTTCTTCTAAGGTTAAATATTTATCGAATTTCTTACGATTAAGGACGGTTTTCAGTTCTAATAGGGTGGCTTCTGAATAGAGAATTTTTCCCATCTGCTCCATCTGGTTGATGGCTTGTCACGGGAGAGAATGCCGAATTAAGCCCGCACTGACGAGAATATTTGTGTCAGCAACAAAACGTTTATTCTGCATCATCATTCAAGATCGCTTCTAGGATTTCAGGGGTTAGGCCCCGCTGTTCGGCTTTAGTGGCGATGTCTTCCATGACTTGACTTAAACTTTTCTCCATAAAGTTGGCGTCTAAAAAAAGCTTGAGCATAGTTTGCAAAGCTCTTTGTTGTTCGGGATTTGCTTGTTGATAGGCTTGGGCAACTTCGGGGGAGACGGGAATGGTGATGGTTTCCATAGGTTTAGTGATTCAGGGGATAGATTTTTAGTCGTCTTTTTTACCGCAAATGGCCTTGACTTCCGCCAGGAGATCGCCAAATTTGCCGTAGTTGACCTTCACACCGTCGTCTAGGTCGAGGTTAATCCGCAAATCGGCTTGGTAGCGCAGCTTTTCATCAAAAGCAAGTAGCTCGCTGTTTTGTTTTTGCAGTTTAGCCTGTTCTTTTTCTAGGCGTTTACGGTGGGCAGTGGAATCGGCGGCTTGGATGTCTCCTTGCAGGGTTTCCAGGCGGGCGGCCAGTTTACCTTGCAGGGGAATAACGTATTCAGTCCGCATTCGGGAGAGGGTGCCTTGATTATAACGGTGCAAATAGACTAAGCATTGAAAGGCTTTTTGTTTGCCACTGCTGAAGAGCCAATAGATGGGGCGTTTTTTGTAGGTTTGCAGGTGGTCTTTATAAAAGCTATCGCAGAGGTAGCGACGCAGGGTTTCCCGGCTAGTTTCGCCTTTTTTGGAGCTGAGGTTTTCAGCAAGAAATTTGAGGTTAGTTTCTAGGTGGTCTTTATCC from Synechocystis sp. PCC 6714 includes the following:
- a CDS encoding type II toxin-antitoxin system VapC family toxin; its protein translation is MTLCFLLDTNILSEPLQLQPNPGVLTCLENYREEVATASLVIHELVFGYQRLPLSRKRELIERYVYGLLNGGLTVFDYDQEAAIWHGQMRASLMAKGQTPSWVDSQIAAIAFVNGLTLVTRNIKDFQGFEGLSLANWFD
- a CDS encoding putative toxin-antitoxin system toxin component, PIN family; its protein translation is MGKILYSEATLLELKTVLNRKKFDKYLTLEEKQQFIFKFIEKAELVHITETITDCRDPKDNKFLELAVSGQANLLITGDQDLLILHPFRTLKIITVADFLNQTNWPTTIPQNPENL